The genomic segment TCGCGCCCGCGTACGTAGCGCCGCCGGTGCCGGGGCGCCCCGCCGGCGTACCAGGCCAGGACCGTCCCGTGCCGCCGCCCGGCCGCGTAGGGCGTCACGCCCGCGAGCGACCCGTCCGCGCGGCGCTCCACCACCCGGCCGGTGAACGGCGCGCCGCGCAGGTAGAGGACGCCGCGCGCGCGGCCGAGCCCCGGGTCCGCCGCGTCCACCTCCCGCCGCGGCGCGTCCGCCGCCGCCAGCAGGAGCAGCATCGCCGCCGGCGCGGCGGTGGACGCGAGCCGCCGCGGGACGTTTGCTCCGATCATCGCCCACCTACCGGCTGGCGGTGCCCGGGACGCCGTAGAAGCCCGCGCCGTTGATGTACGGGTCTTCCGAGGTCACGTGGTAGTGGTAGACGCCCTGCGGGTAGTCGGCCGTGGCGCCGAAGTGGCCGTGCAGCGCGTCCAGGTCGGCGTTGGTCACGCGGCGGCCGTTCTCCACGGGGCCGTAGACCGGGAAGCCGTCGAGGAGGAAGCCCACCAGCGCGTCGCTCCCCTTCGTGCGGCTGAGGTGGAGCGGCTCCACGTGGTAGTGGTAGACGCCCGTCTGCTGGGGATGGCCGTTGTACTGGTCGAACGAGTCGATCTCGCGGCCCAGCGGGCGATTGGGGCCCGCGTACTGGTTGAAGATCGCCACCCCGTTCACCGCCATCCCGATCGGCCCCAGCGGCGTGGGCTGGGGGGCCGCAGCCTGTCGCGGGTGCAGGGGGATGCGGACCACCATCTCCTGCGCCTCGATGCGGTTGGGGTTCAGCACGAAGCCGGGGTTCGCGCCGTCGTACGCCTCGTACTTCGGGTCACTGGGGGCGAAGTAGGGGCTGCCGTGGTCGGGGACGCCGTCGGAGCGCAGGACCACATAGTCGCCGTCGAGCGAGACCTCGACGGTGGCGGCGAACTTCCGGAACACGGCCGGGATCTCCCCGTCCGGTTCCGACGGGCCGACGGAGCTGCTGCCGCAGGCCAGGAGCGTGGCGGCGCCCGCGAGCGCGGTGCCGAGGAGCGCGTGGAGCCGGTGCATGGCGGACCTCCGCGGTTGAGAGGTGGGACGGGTCCATCGCCTTCCCCCTTTCCGACAACGCCACCTCCGCTTCCATTCCATCTCCGCCCGGGCGGGGGACCGCACTCCTTCGAGAGATGTCATTCCGAGTGGAGCCCGATGCGCCGAATCTGCGTCTGGCACGCAGCCGGCCGGGCTCCCGAGGAATCCAGCCGCGGCTGGCCAGGGGTCGGATGGATGCACCGGGCCGGCATCCGCGTGGGGTCGGTAGATTCCTCGGGCGCCGCCCAGCTTCGAGTGTGAAGCAGGCTCGGTGTCGCGGCGCCGCTCGGAATGACAGTCCTGGGGAGAGGCCCCGTGCGCGTGGAATGAGCGCGGCGCCCGGGTTGTCTACGAATGGACGAGGGAAGGGGACGGGGGAGCCGGGGCCACGGGATGCACGACCGCGACGACGACCGGGAGCTGGTGGAGCGGGCGCGCCGCGGCGACCAGCGCGCCTTCCGGCTCCTGGTGGAGCGCTACGAGCCGGTGGTGGCGTCCACCGTCGTCGGCATGCTGGGCCCCGGCGACGACGCCGACGACGTGGGGCAGGAGACGTTCATCCGCTTCTACCGCTCGCTCGGCCGCTACCGGGGCGAGGCGTCGCTGGCCACCTGGCTGCGCCGGATCGCGGTGAACCTGTCGCTCAACGCGCTCAAGCGGCGCCGTCGCTTCGCCCTGCGCTTCCCGAGCCGCGACCGGCCGGGCGCGCGCCTCCCCGATCCCCCGGCTGAGGCGACGGACGAGGCGGAGGCCGGCGAGGCGCGGGCGGCGGTGCGCGCGGCCATCGACCGCCTGGGCCCGAAGCACCGGCCGGTGGTGGTGCTCAGGATGATCGACGGCTGCTCGACGCGCGAGACGGCGGAGGTGCTGGGGATCCGCGAGGGCACCGTGCTCTCGCGCCTCTCGCGCGCCATGCGGGAGCTGGAGCGCTGGCTGGAGCCCTACGCCCGGGAGGGGCGAACGATGGAGGGGGGACGATGAACGACGCGGACCGCGAGCTCCTGCTGCGCGCGGCGCTGGGGGAGCTGGACGGCGGGGAGGAGGCGCGGCTGCGCGAGCGGCTGCGCCGCGAGCCGGAGCTGGCCGCCGCGCTGGAGCGGGCG from the Longimicrobium sp. genome contains:
- a CDS encoding RNA polymerase sigma factor — protein: MHDRDDDRELVERARRGDQRAFRLLVERYEPVVASTVVGMLGPGDDADDVGQETFIRFYRSLGRYRGEASLATWLRRIAVNLSLNALKRRRRFALRFPSRDRPGARLPDPPAEATDEAEAGEARAAVRAAIDRLGPKHRPVVVLRMIDGCSTRETAEVLGIREGTVLSRLSRAMRELERWLEPYAREGRTMEGGR
- a CDS encoding YHYH protein; the encoded protein is MHRLHALLGTALAGAATLLACGSSSVGPSEPDGEIPAVFRKFAATVEVSLDGDYVVLRSDGVPDHGSPYFAPSDPKYEAYDGANPGFVLNPNRIEAQEMVVRIPLHPRQAAAPQPTPLGPIGMAVNGVAIFNQYAGPNRPLGREIDSFDQYNGHPQQTGVYHYHVEPLHLSRTKGSDALVGFLLDGFPVYGPVENGRRVTNADLDALHGHFGATADYPQGVYHYHVTSEDPYINGAGFYGVPGTASR